From one Ctenopharyngodon idella isolate HZGC_01 chromosome 15, HZGC01, whole genome shotgun sequence genomic stretch:
- the polr1g gene encoding CD3e molecule, epsilon associated protein, with product MSQSEAQTSVAKEKVSTYQCPADFMSFSYDSSANALWDGDEQKELWLIKAPANFNPKSFEDLKIPLSGLEMVQSCGTTPKTYSILGDRTAPSDLHLLVSKGKKRKPSLCSSGFSGVLKISKSHENCNENQVPVPIPSTPAPCIPAGLKQRFQPFGSTVAAHVEDEVTVVSPTAPKRTRPDPNEGEEQKKKKKKKRDKREENSEVFIKQEQMQIDCDQLHPSELMEEEPMEEGRRKKKKVKKEKERSSEDMLDESLIFKTEPLDSSYDYNDTPGKTKKKKKKSSRHE from the exons ATGTCGCAAAGTGAAGCTCAGACTTCAGTAGCAAAGGAGAAAG TTTCAACGTACCAGTGTCCGGCTGATTTTATGTCCTTTTCATATGATTCCTCTGCTAATGCCTTATGGGACGGAGATGAACAGAAAGAATTATGGCTCATCAAAGCTCCAGCTAATTTTAATCCTAAAAG CTTTGAAGACCTCAAAATTCCCTTATCAGGACTGGAAATGGTCCAGTCTTGTGGCACGACACCTAAGACCTACAGCATCCTCGGTGATAGGACGGCACCATCAGACCTCCATCTGCTCGTTTCCAAAGGAAAAAAACGTAAGCCTTCTCTCTGTTCCTCTGGCTTCAGTGGTGTCCTCAAGATCTCTAAGAGCCATGAAAACTGCAATGAGAACCAAGTCCCTGTTCCCATCCCATCCACTCCTGCTCCGTGCATCCCAGCTGGTCTCAAGCAACGTTTCCAGCCTTTTGGTAGTACCGTTGCAGCTCACGTGGAAGATGAAGTCACTGTAGTTTCTCCAACTGCACCCAAGAGAACTAGGCCGGATCCAAATGAGGGCGAGgagcaaaaaaagaagaaaaagaaaaagagagacaaGAGGGAAGAGAACAGTGAAGTTTTTATCAAGCAAGAACAGATGCAAATTGACTGCGATCAGTTACATCCATCTGAACTGATGGAGGAAGAGCCAATGGAGGAggggaggaggaagaagaaaaaGGTTAAGAAAGAGAAGGAAAGATCGAGTGAAGACATGCTTGATGAAAGTTTAATATTCAAAACAGAGCCACTGGATTCTTCTTATGATTATAATGACACCCCAGGGAAaactaaaaagaagaaaaagaagagtaGTCGACATGAGTAG